A stretch of Cheilinus undulatus linkage group 20, ASM1832078v1, whole genome shotgun sequence DNA encodes these proteins:
- the LOC121528876 gene encoding tectonic-3-like codes for MNSRLCFCSVQIVILFYGLMAHASTDSASTSGPTSSPRNGDSSSSGTPAPSGGTGTQEFTTATEAVTIQTTQDSTESTTTVSEVPTGVSGPPSAPTSTNPSEPEVTSQGCLCDLTPDFCDIGCCCDTVDCDVANLRTVFTGCPQKAILGACIEKWLMFRANVNSSLVTVTDSLFCVRSKDDSPKSHPALPQYKALGDSYHFSPPAPLSISYSRDFYRADDVIQTYFINSSVWSFLRQPSPLAAADFCVNRNPAKFLRSGSLSCTRMLTPQSCTTDPTLSAHSYFSDMSLIKVPIFDMVQVSDLLVPVTPLSNWPLPSKQNNSCVNVAEKVEFVIGYTGKGELTYATVNVVLADVDPNQPLLQTHSVQFKLEEPSPTLGAPVPAFGLPAGSPVIGRFNEELKPLTTLGLSQGGECSSDPTRRAPILFTHNSITGCTFSSPARDCSELRSHIYGILQGLTTPDLIAMNSGIEPNWTRVITQECPVNLQETCESGCVLPNSLSIRVLWARQGLLHLPQNHILGAKYIFKCQNIKCPLTSFIALTTEVTFVDTTVYPERPLGSPQPNWKFPFGFFTRGSAELDGHLVTNSCDTDKVTWSLMLFTVILLTGLEFFFR; via the exons ATGAATTCCCGCCTTTGCTTTTGTTCGGTTCAgatagttattttattttatggacTTATGGCGCACGCATCCACAGACTCTGCGTCCACCTCAGGCCCTACCTCCAGCCCCAGAAACGGGGACTCTTCCAGCTCCGGGACCCCTGCTCCCTCTGGTGGGACAGGTACACAGGAGTTTACCACTGCTACGGAAGCGGTCACTATTCAAACCACTCAGGACTCAACTGAATCCACTACGACCGTGTCTGAGGTTCCCACTGGGGTCAGTGGACCCCCCTCTGCACCAACCAGCACCAACCCTAGCGAGCCTGAAGTGACTTCCCAAG GTTGTCTCTGCGACTTAACACCGGATTTCTGTGACATTGGCTGCTGTTGTGACACGGTGGATTGTGATGTTGCAAACTTGAGAACCGTCTTCACTGGATGTCCACAGAAAGCCAT ATTGGGAGCCTGCATTGAGAAATGGCTGATGTTCCGGGCAAATGTGAATTCATCCCTTGTCACTGTGACGGATTCATTGTTTTGTGTCCGGTCCAAAG ATGATTCACCCAAATCCCATCCAGCTCTGCCTCAGTATAAAGCTTTGGGGGACTCGTATCACTTCTCCCCACCAGCACCTCTGAGCATCAGCTACAGCAGAGATTTCTACCGG gctgatgatgtcatccagaCATATTTCATCAACTCCTCTGTGTGGAGTTTTCTTCGTCAGCCATCTCCACTGGCTGCTGCTGATTTTTGTGTCAACCGCAATCCTGCAA AGTTCCTAAGGTCTGGGTCTCTGTCTTGTACCCGAATGTTGACTCCTCAGTCATGCACCACAGATCCAACTCTTAGCGCTCACTCCTACTTCTCAGACATGAGTTTGATCAAG GTACCGATTTTTGATATGGTACAAGTGTCTGACTTACTG gtcCCAGTTACTCCATTGTCTAACTGGCCTTTGCCaagcaaacaaaacaactcCTGTGTCAATGTGGCAGAAAAG GTGGAGTTTGTCATTGGATACACAGGCAAAGGGGAGCTCACGTATGCAACAGTGAACGTAGTCTTGGCTGATGTCGATCCAAATCAGCCATTGTTGCAGACGCACTCAGTGCAGTTTAAG CTGGAAGAACCCAGTCCCACTCTTGGTGCTCCAGTCCCTGCATTTGGACTCCCTGCTGGATCTCCAGTCATTGGTCGCTTTAATGAAGAATTGAAGCCT CTGACCACGCTGGGGTTGTCACAGGGTGGGGAGTGTTCATCTGACCCAACCAGACGAGCACCCATCCTCTTCACACACAACTCCATCACTGGCTGCACTTTCAG CTCTCCGGCTCGTGACTGCTCAGAGCTGCGGTCGCACATTTACGGGATCTTGCAGGGGCTCACTACTCCAGATCTGATCGCCATGAACTCAGGAATTGAACCAAACTGGACAAGGGTCATCACCCAGGAGTGTCCTGTCAACTTGCAG GAAACCTGTGAGTCAGGCTGTGTCCTACCAAACTCCCTCTCTATCCGGGTGCTGTGGGCTCGCCAGGGTCTCTTACACCTTCCCCAAAACCACATCCTTGGGGCCAAGTACATTTTTAAGTGTCAGAACATCAAG TGCCCTTTGACATCCTTTATCGCTCTAACCACAGAGGTGACATTTGTGGACACTACAGTTTACCCAGAACGCCCCTTGGGCTCACCCCAGCCTAACTGGAAGTTTCCATTTGGTTTCTTCACCAGAGGCTCTGCTGAGCTGGACGGGCACCTTGTTACTAACAGCTGTGACACTGACAAGGTCACATGGAGTTTAATGCTGTTCACAGTGATCTTACTAACAGGATTAGAATTCTTCTTCAGGTAG
- the mto1 gene encoding protein MTO1 homolog, mitochondrial codes for MAASIKSATLKLKAPLLKLCAFYMLSKKIPTLQRLLAQVYRRASHLARQRYDVIVVGGGHAGTEAAAAAARVGAETLLVTQKIHTIGALSCNPSLGGIGKGHLVKEVDALDGLCGRAGDWAGIHFSILNRSKGPAVWGPRAQLDRQRYREFIQAELLSTPRLTVVEGSVEELLISEANPEEPGQHRVTGIRLANGSHSITATSVVLTTGTFLSGSLFMGQTMSPGGRIGDPPSSAGLSQTLRERLGLRVGRLRTGTPPRIVKDSVDLSLAKVHPPDPQPTPFSFLNTQIRCRPEEQLPCYLTYTTPGVEKVVKESVHLNCHIQQDTKGPRYCPSIESRVLRFPGREHQVWLEPEGLTSDLLYPQGLSMTMPPNMQLRLIREIPPLHRAEIHTPGYGVQYDFVCPTQLSPALQVKSTQGLFLAGQINGTTGYEEAAAQGLWAGVNAARRALSMPTVSLSRTESYIGVLIDDLVSCGVTEPYRMFTSRAEFRTSLRPDNADLRLTLKGFEEVGCVSSLRYQEAVRVKNSLQGALSALQALALSAPNWKKKLPDVCLSESKSSMMTGLDLLQYKDVNFEMLASAIPECLSSYMEFAQRLKIEAVYRPHCDLQKKEIERIQKEENMILPQDLDYFSLPVSLSQEVREILDRVRPSTLGAATRLQGITPAAIVHLLNYVHHMKQTERRLHRNKPDQREEELCPSTATLPQ; via the exons ATGGCTGCCTCCATAAAGAGC GCTACGCTGAAACTGAAAGCTCCTTTGTTGAAACT GTGTGCATTCTACATGTTGTCAAAAAAGATTCCCACTCTACAAAGACTCCTAGCTCAGGTCTACAGACGTGCCAGTCACCTTGCTCGACAGCGGTATGATGTCATTGTTGTGGGAGGGGGTCATGCTGGGACCgaggcggcagcagcagcagccagagTGGGAGCAGAGACACTTCTGGTCACACAGAAAATACACACCATCG GTGCTCTGTCCTGTAACCCATCTCTGGGGGGAATCGGAAAGGGTCACCTAGTGAAAGAGGTAGACGCTCTGGATGGTTTGTGTGGACGGGCGGGGGATTGGGCAGGAATTCATTTCTCCATCCTGAATCGTAGTAAAGGCCCTGCCGTGTGGGGCCCGAGGGCCCAGCTAGACCGTCAACGCTACAGAGAATTTATCCAG GCAGAGCTGCTGTCGACTCCCAGGCTGACTGTGGTGGAGGGTTCAGTGGAGGAGCTGCTCATATCAGAGGCAAACCCAGAGGAGCCGGGACAGCACAGAGTCACTGGAATACGTCTAG CAAACGGGAGCCATTCGATTACAGCTACCTCTGTGGTTCTCACAACGGGCACTTTCTTGTCGGGCTCCCTCTTCATGGGCCAAACCATGTCCCCAGGGGGTCGTATTGGAGACCCTCCATCAAGTGCCGGGctgtcacagactctgagggagAGACTCGGGCTGAGGGTTGGCCGGCTGAGGACAGGGACCCCTCCCAGGATTGTAAAAGATTCAGTGGATCTTTCTCTGGCTAAAGTTCACCCTCCTGACCCGCAGCCAACTCCATTCAGCTTCCTTAACACACAGATACGCTGCAGG CCCGAGGAGCAGCTGCCCTGCTACCTGACATACACAACACCTGGAGTAGAGAAAGTTGTGAAGGAGAGTGTTCATCTAAACTGTCATATACAGCAAGACACCAAGGGCCCCAG ATATTGCCCATCTATTGAGTCTCGAGTGCTTCGCTTCCCTGGCCGAGAGCATCAAGTGTGGCTGGAGCCTGAGGggctgacctctgaccttttatACCCTCAGGGTCTCTCCATGACGATGCCCCCCAACATGCAGCTCCGACTCATCAGAGAGATCCCTCCCTTGCACAGAGCTGAGATCCACACACCTG GTTATGGTGTGCAGTACGACTTTGTGTGTCCCACTCAGCTGAGCCCAGCCCTGCAGGTGAAAAGCACCCAGGGTCTTTTTCTAGCAGGTCAGATCAACGGGACGACAGGATACGAGGAGGCGGCAGCACAG GGTCTGTGGGCAGGGGTGAATGCAGCTCGTCGGGCTCTCTCCATGCCTACAGTGTCGTTGTCTCGGACAGAGAGCTACATTGGAGTTCTCATAGATGATCTGGTGAGTTGCGGTGTCACAGAGCCGTACCGCATGTTCACCAGCCGGGCTGAGTTCCGGACCTCGCTAAGACCGGACAACGCTGACCTTCGCCTCACTCTGAAAG GGTTCGAGGAGGTGGGTTGTGTGTCATCCTTGCGTTACCAGGAGGCTGTGAGAGTGAAGAACTCTCTGCAGGGCGCTCTGTCAGCCCTGCAGGCTCTCGCTCTGTCAGCACCAAACTGGAAGAAAAAGCTCCCCGACGTCTGTCTGAGTGAGTCCAAGAGCTCCATGATGAC TGGTCTAGATTTGCTGCAGTACAAGGATGTGAACTTTGAAATGCTGGCTTCAGCCATCCCAGAGTGCCTTTCTTCATACATGGAGTTCGCACAAAGACTCAAAATCGAAG CTGTGTACCGACCTCACTGTGACCTTCAGAAGAAAGAGATTGAGAGAATTCAGAAGGAGGAGAACATGATTCTCCCCCAGGACTTGGACTATTTCTCTCTGCCTGTTTCACTGTCACAGGAAGTACGAGAGATTTTGGACAGAGTTCGACCCAGCACT CTTGGTGCTGCGACACGTTTACAAGGCATAACTCCGGCTGCAATTGTCCATCTCCTTAACTACGTACACCACATGAAACAGACGGAGAGAAGACTACACAGAAACAAACCAGACCAAAGAGAGGAGGAGCTGTGTCCAAGTACTGCAACTTTACCACAGTGA